The uncultured Methanoregula sp. genomic sequence AATATCAAGACAAAATATTTCGTTTCCGCAATATGGGCATCTTGTCATTAGGTGTGTGTTATCGCGCCAGAAAATAAATGATGTTATTCAATGATTATTTTATATCATTCCTTGTGGGGGGTTTAGTTCACTTTCTTTATACGAATATATCTCTCGATAAACCCTTTTTAGTGATTCAAGCGTTATAAGAGTCGTAACATTAAGACCCCTCAGCGACGCAAGAGTATTCTCAACAAACTGTCTAGTTTCATCAGAAGTGGGAATGGGATCGCTAATTGTATGAGATAAAATTTTTCCATATAATCTTGTTGATAAATCCGTTTCACCGACCCAAATTAATCGAAGGTCATTTTCCTCTAGGGGTTTGAAAAGAGTCGAAATGATCAAACTCTTGATCAATGAATTAACTCTACTTCTCGTTATTGTGTTCCGTTCAAGAACACCGATGGAAATAGAACCGAGATTTTCTGACATTCTAACCGGTTCCGGTTGAAGCGCAGTGATTCGATAATCTGTATCAATTAGAAGATCAGCAATCCTATTATCAAAATGTGATCCTTCAATTTCATTTGTGAATTGATTTAATGAATTTTCTAATTCTTGATAGAGACTGCATCTCTCTTGAATGCCTTCTATAGCAGAGTCAACTAAAATACTAAGTCTCGGATCTCTTAAAAGATCGGGGGTATAAAAAATATCTTGAAAACGCCTGAAAAAAATTTTTGATTGGGAAATTGGAAAAATTAATGGTCGGGCATACAGATTTCCAACTTCATTAGGGTCAATCCAAGCTAAGTCCTTATTATCTATAGAGGAAATTTCATTTTCCAACTCCAGTATCAAAGGATTGATCAGTGTCTGAATATTTTCTAACACTCTTGGTCTTTCAATCAATTTTTGAGCTAAAATATATTGGTCATGTGAAATTTTTGTTGATTTATTGGCATAATAAATGGCAAGGATTGCGATTAATGCGCTGGCAAGAGAGATCAATAAACTTGCAGGAATTCCAAATATTAAGAAATCCTCAACTGCCATATACATTTTAGTATGTGATATTGAGATTCTTAAATACTAAGCTTGATGAAATTTTTTTAGGGTGATTAAGGGTTCAAAAGAAATCCAATGGAGTTTAGGACGGCGATATCTACAACCACCAGTTCGTTCACCAGCAAAGGCAGAGATATGCCGGTATAAATTAGATGGTAAAATCCTCAACATCATCCCTATCACCGCCAATTCCCGACCAATACCATAGATGCGACGACGGCCTCATTAGCGATCCGGTATTGGGGCCGTCAGCCAAATTTGGGATAAGTCAAAGTTTATGCTTTTAGAAAGCTATGAAGAATTATTATGGAAATTGAGTGCGAACCATTGAGCGGAAACGGTTCACCTATTCATGCAATAATACACGAGAATGGATATTGTTCTGTTGATTGGGGGGACGCCCATTTTGAATTTCCGTATAATCTGATTAATGGGATTCTTAGCAACGTTTTCAATGATTACAATTGGCACCGTTTGGGTTCTTATAGAAATAATCCTCGGGGGCTCGGGCTATATATTCTTACACAAGAAATTTGTTGTCTTCATAGCCCACAATTTGCATCTGCAATTGCATCAATCATGGTCAAATTAAATCTTATTGAATTTCAACAATTATTCACGAGAGGACGTCCAATAGAATTAAAAAGAAAATAAAGTTCTTTATCTTTCAATCCATATTTGGACGAAAGAACAATATCGCTTTACATTTCCTCAATGATTTTTATATTGCGACACTTCGGACATTTGTATGTGATCTGATTGATCTCAAAATCAGATGAGTCTCCACCTTCAAGGGCCGCTTCGTAGTCTGACTCAACACCATCAGACATATCACCCATCTCCTCCGGGTCAAGGATTCGACGGGATTTAGAAATTACTTTCATTATAGTATTACATTTTTTACAAATTTCTTTTTCATCTGTTTCTTGTTTTTTCATATCGATCATCAAGCGAGTTCTTCAAACTCGCTTAATCTCAGGTGAACCTCGCGCACTTAATAGGCGTTTCGCTCCCCTTTTTTGAAAAACCGCAAATTGGACTTCTTTTAATCAATTAACTCTATATAATCATTACGAAGAAGCGGCGCGCAGTGATTTAATTTTAACAGCATAAATTTTGGTAATTCTGTACAAAAAATTCATCATTTTCAACATAAGAAACTGCATCATGAATCGAATGTCCATACTTGGAACAGGAATTGAAATTATTAATTATCCGACTGTTAAAGTAAAAGCCCCTGATGGTGTTACCGAGGACCAAATTTCTGATGAAGGTCGTTCTTTCCTTGATGAACGGGGTAGATTTTTAAAAATACATCGCGGAGATTTTATTTCTGGATGCACCGAAATCGACAATACATTAAGTGAGGCAATTTCATCTTTTTTCTTTAAGGATAACACTGACATAAATAAGCGAGAACAATTTCATGATTTTATTATCGACACTCCAATTTTTTCCTTTATCCAAAAAAAGAAAGTCCTTCAATCGATTATGGAAAAATATCCTACAGATTTTCCTTCGTTCACAGGTAAATCACGACAAGAAATGTTCAATCAAATCAACTACATAATTAAGATGCGCAATGCCTTTGCTCATGGAACATTGATCATTAATTATGGTGAAAAAATGGAGGCACTCTCATATTTTGATTCACAGACAAATACACGAGTGGAACAAACCCTTACCGAGGAATTTTTTAATGAATTATACAAAAAACTCGAGGATTTATCCACTCAAATTTTAGAATGCATCCCATCCGTCGAATAAAATAGATGTGGTCACTTTACACTAGACCACCACGGGACTTCTTTTTCTTATCTATTCGATGAACATTCTATACGGATATACGAAGTGATAGACCTTTACAAAAATAATGCCTATAATGACAATATCAATCACGATACCGAAAAGGCTTGTTGATAATGAGATTATCGCATTCACAACGCCACCATGATTCAGGTTCCAGATAAATGAACCAACAAGAAGAATTCCTAGTCCGAATGCAATTTCCCAAAAACCGGAAACATTTGTCATAGAGAATCCACGTACCATAATCTGAGTCCGGATTGTTTAGTATTAAAGTTGCACTTAAAGTTGGGAACCTGCAACCCAAAATATGGTCGAACAGTTCTTTAGGTGCAAAGCCGATGCATCGGTGTGAAGGAATACCTTCTCAGTGCCCTTCGCCCCAGCGCCTGACGACGGGTCCAGTACTAAACCGGCTTCAGGTCCGCCCAATCACTATAAACCCGGCCCCGCCCCGCCCCAACGCTAGCGCGACACGGGATAAGGAGAGCCGGCAATGAAACCCGGCCGGACCGGCCCGGCGCAATTCGTTCCCGCGGCTAAAAAAAAATGTCCCGGGCTCCAGCGGGAACCGCCCCGGCATTTTTCCGGAAGGACCGGACGAGCCGGACCCTTTTGTCCGCTCCGGAAGTTACCGGCAAAAATGTTCCGGGCCGCTTTACCTCCGGTTGCGCCGGATTTTTTTGCCGGATCGTGTGCGTGTAAAAGAATTTCCGGATTGGTCCGGCCCGGGATCTCCGGAATGCCTCCATCGGAGAGCGCCTCCCATGAGACCTGGAGGCCCCGGGGGGGTCCGGTATAACGGAGCCCGTAACGGGGCCGGTTGTACCAGTTTTACCCCCCCTCCTTTTTCGCAGAGGCAATAATTCGGAAAAACACGGTAATTGTCCCGGAATAACTGGTGTTTCTCCGACGGGAATAAGGGAGGTAATATGTAGCAACGTTTGGATGGCAGAGGCCAGGGAGAACCTGAGTTAGAGCACGTCCGGGTTTCTCCCGGTGCCGGATTTGAGGTCCGGATTGAGTTCCGGCGCCTGACGACGGGTCCGGTACTAAATCCGGCCCCGGGTCTGCCGATCGGTACAAGCCCGGCCCCGCCACATCGCATGCAACTGTCACGGAAGGCTGTCGATCACGATCCCGTCCCGGATTTCTAAAAATATTTTTGAAGGGGGAGCTTCATAAATTTTTCAAAGAGGGGCTGAGGGGTCCCGGAAAAAATTTGATGAGAGGTCTTACCCTCTTTAATCGGGATGGGGGCGAGTTACCGGAAAGTGCCCGGCCCCACCATATATAGGAAAACCCGCCAAAAATATTCATACTTACAATGCTTACAATCTGATCATGTCTGCAGTAAAACGAATACCCGTAACAGAACCGGTGTGGAAGGACCTAGCTGAAATGCGGGCAGCCGGCCAGACCTATACAGATCTCCTGGCAGAGATGATCGAGGACCGGAAGAGGCGCAGGCTCGAGGAAGATGTCAGGTCATGGAGCAGCCGGAAGAAAGAGGGGTACGTCTCGCTTTCGGAGATTAAGGATTGACATTCTCCCTTGTGCTCTGGCATGAGTTGTCTGATGAGATCAACCGCCTGCCGGAGAAGACACGAAGGATCATCAAGACTGCCTTGAAACGGCTTGAAAAAGATCCATTCCCGGGAAGCCAGGGCGATAAGGAAAAATTGGTTTTACGAGGAGGGGTTGTAATTTACCGGCTTCACATTTCCCGAAGTTATACTGCATTTTACGATATTGACAAAAAGGAAAAACTGGTGATTGTCCAAGAAATTCTTCCAATTGAGCAGGCTCATAAAAAATATGGATATTATTGATTCTTTTTCCCCGGTTTTTCAGGTATTACATTTTTAATAGGATTCAACCCCTCACACCGGCGCTTATCAGTGCCCCGGTTCCGGCGTTTGACGACGGGTCCGGTACCGATCCGGCCCCGGGTCCGCCCAACCCCCACAACCCCGGCCCCGCCGCACGCGACCGGCAAGGGAGACGGTGAGCCGGCAATGAAACCCGGCCGGACCGGTCCAGTGCAATTCGTTCCCGCTGCGAAAAAAATTCCCCTGCTGCTTTCACTCCGGTTGCGCCGGATTTTTCCCGGACCGTGTGCATGAAAAAAATTCCGGATTGGTCCGGCCCTGGCGTAAACCCCCCCGGCCACACGGCCCGGGATCTCTGGGATACCTCCATCGGAGAGCGCCTCCCGGGAGACCTGGAGGCCCCCGGGGGGATGCCGGAACAACGGAGCCCGTTACGGGGCCGGTTGTACCTCTTTTGCCTCTGCCCCCAAAATCCAGAGGCAATAATTCGCAAAAACACAGGAACCGGGCCGGAATAATTGGTATTTCTCCGACGGGAATAAGAGAGGTAATATGTAGCAACGTTTGGAGGGTAAAAGTCAGGGCCGGATGGAGTTTTGGACATCCGGGGTTCCGGCCGGGGCCCGGATTTGAGGTCCGGATATCAGTACCGGCGTTCGATGACGAGTCCGGTACTAGATCCGGCGCCGGGTCCGCCAAATCGGTACAAGCCCGGCCCCGCCGCACTGCATGCAGCTGACAGAAAATGAATCCTGATATCATTCCGTAATAGTATCCACACAAACCCGGTGGACCGTGAACTTCTCTTCAACCGGGATCTCCCGGTTATCTTCCCTGAGGCAGGAGATCATAAGCTCGATCGCTTCTTTCGTGTTCGCAATCGTCTCTTCGACAGTCTCCCCCTGCGAGTGGCAGCCCGGTAAGGCCGGCACTTCAGACCAGAACCCGCCTTCCTCTGCCTGGTGAATCAGGATGGAATACTCCATAGGGATCCCCTAGTATCCCCGAAGCAGTTCCTTGACGGCAGTTGAAAGGGAAGAAAGATCGTTCTGGATCGTCTCCCACAGGATCACGGGACTTATCGAGAAATACCCGTGGACCATCTTATCCCGCAATCCCGCAAATTCTTTCCAGGGGACGTGAGGGTACGGTTCAATGATCTCCGGGGAAATTTTCTTGATTGCTTCCCCGATTACCACAAAATTGAGGATGATCGCTTCGCGGGTTTTCCGGTCGCCGAGCAGCTGCTCGTACGTCATACCCTCAGTGTACGACCGGATTGCCGAGATCGCATCATCAATATCCACAAGGTAGAGTTTCACCTCGCGTTTAGACATAGATGACCTCGGCAAGCACATCCTGTCGGATCACCGGCTTTAAGGAATCCGAGGTGACCAGATCCACCCGGGTCCCGAGACGCTCGGAAAGAAAATGTTCAAGCCGCATGAAGGTGACAAAACCCACCGGCTTTGAGAACTCGACCAGGAGATCGATATCGCTCTCGTCAGTCTCCTCACTCCGGGCAACTGAGCCGAACAACCCGAGGGTCTTGACAGAATATTCCTGTGTTACTTCCCCTTTGAGTTTTTCCAATGAGGAAAGGATATCCTGCCGGTTGGATCGCATAATTGTACCTATGGTAAAATGGGCGACGAACTATTAATAAATGTATCAGGCCAGGGCAGTTTTTGAATAGTTCCCGGCAATAGGGGCATTCTCTGGTAACAGAGGTTGATCCTTGTTCATCTCGAAACTGCGGGGGATCGGGCGGTCATGCGTACTGTACCTCAGCCAGGATAGTGTCCCGGATGAGCGGGTGGAGGGATCTTCGTATGACAAGATCGACCTTGTGGTGGAGGATGGATTCAAGGTAATCTGCGAGGTCAACCAGTTCCCACCCGATCGGGCGATCGAATTCGACAATGATATCGATATCGCTGGAAGGGGCTGCTTCTCCGCGTGCGTAGGATCCGAAAATACCGATAGATGTCACGCCGTATTTTTCACGGATCTCCGGCAGACACTTCCGCAGGATTTCCCGTATCTCTCCAGCCGATATCATGGTTTTGATAAAAGATGATGGTCTTCTCCTGCCTCTCTCTCCGACCCATTCCGTACCTCGTATCAGTGCCACTAGTACCGGCAATTGACGACGGCCTCGGTACCTATCCGGTCCCGGGTCCGTCAATCCAAAGAGAGGATGGGTCCGCACCACACGCTGCGGCGATGGTGGAGTCTGGCACGTTTGATAAAGAAACCAGAATGAACGAAAACGCAAAATATAATCATTCTGCATCCCGATACTCCATCATGAGACGGATGATTTTTTTCACCATCGTCTTTGTTTCTCTCTGCGTGATTGCCGGTTGCGTTTCTCCGACAGCAAATTTACCGCCCATGACCGGTCCATCCCCCCCGAATCCCGGAGATCCGTCGGTACAATATGGGGGATCGGCAATTGCAGTTGCATTCAAAACCGACGAGATATCAACAACCTCGCCCGAGGCAAAGGAACAGTTCATCAAAGGGCTGAAGTACTCGACTCAATACGCCCGTTACAACGACTCACTTGCATTTTTTGATGCAGCCCTCGCGATCGACCAGAATTTTTCTGAAGCCTGGATAGCGAAGGGGGTTGCCCTTCACAATATGAAACGCTATGATGAAGCGATTAAAAACTATGACAAGGCCCTTGAGATTAATCCGGATGATGCGGGTGCCTGGTCCGTGAAGTCAATGACGCTCAGGGATTGGGGAAAACCGCAAGAGGCAGCGGAATCTTCACGGAGAGCCGCCGAGCTTGATCCCAGATATCGAAATCCCCCGCAAGCCCCAGTCACTCCGGTCTAGATACAATCCATTCGATAGTTATCTGACCTGTTTCGGTGGGGGCTGGCATGCGTCTCGTTCCGTCCCATCCGCACCGGCCATTAATCAGTGCCTACGGTTCCGGCAATTGACGACGGCCCTCTCCCCATCCGGCCCCGGGTCCGCCCAACCGCCTCAAGCCCGACAGCGAACATAATGCCATATAAAATTCACTCCCCGGCAACCTTCTCCGCAACAACCCGGCGCTTTGCATCCAGGGCCAGGAGAACCTCATCCATCACATCCGGGAGCCGGGTCTCGAGTACTTTTACGCCCTCCTCCGTGCTGCCGCCTTTCGTTGCCACTCTCCCGATGACATTGTCGAACGTTTCCTGTCCGCCCTCAAGGATCCGTGCAGTCCCGACCATCGTCTCCTTCACAAGGTATTCCGCGAGTTTCGGGGGGATGGTGCCGGTCCGGGAAGCGGCCCCGGCAAACTCCCGCATCATCGCCACGATCAGGGCCGGGCCGCAGCTGGTCAGGTTCGTATAGAGATCAAAATCCTGCTCATCGATCTCCACGGCTGTACTTATGGCATTCAGAAGACCGAGCACGAGATTTTTATCTCCCGGTGTTACGCCGTGGCCCCACGCCACCAGCGAGATCCCGGCATTCTCTTCAGCCGTCACGCTCGGGATGACCCGGACACCGTGGACATTCTCCCCGGCCCAGTCCCGGAGGTTTTCAAGGCTGACACACCCTGCAATAGAGACAAGCAGGGCATCGGGTTTCAGCACGTCCCGGACCTCATCGAGAACACCCCGGACCTCAAGCGGTTTTACACAGATAAAAAGAACATCGGCGTTTCCCGCTACAGAGCGGTTGGATGCTTCCGCAGTGATGCCGGTCGTTCCGGCAAGTGCCCGTGCCGATATCCCGGACTTTGAACTGGCGGAGATCCCGCCCGGTGTAACAAGACCACTCCCGATAATTTTCCGGATCAGCATACTCCCCATCGAACCGGTGCCAATGAACCCGTACTGTGTCATGATATCTCATTTACATGGTAACCGGATAGTAAAAAGGAAAGGGGGGTTGTGGTCCGCCAATCAAAAAAGAGTCCGGGTCAACCCAATCACCACAAGCCCCACAAGCCTCACCCCGCCACGCCGCATGCAGCCAATAATTAACTCCATTGGTTACAAACTAACCAATAGTTATAATTTAACCAAGAGTTATAGTTGTGGTGTGAGTCCTATGGGTAACCGGATCATTCATGAGATCAACAAAGGCGAATCGAATCAGGGTTATTATCCGGAGAATGTCAACAGCGTTAAGGAGAAGATCAGATGAAAATATCATCATTAAAACTGGTTTATTTTTCCCCGACAGGGACAACAAAGTCGGTTGTTCTTGAAATTGCTCGCGGCATACATCCCGGCACCGTGGAAGAGCTGGATATTACCCGGCCGGCTGCGAGAATACAACCACTCCGGACATCGGATCATGAATTACTCATTGTTGGTGTGCCGGTGTATATGGGGAGAGTGCCGGCACTTGTAAGCGAATGGCTGCATGCGATACAGGCACAGAATACGCCGGTGGTCTGTGTTGTTGTCTATGGCAATCGCGCGTATGAAGATGCCCTGCTTGAACTCAAGGATCTGCTGACCCGGCGTGGATGCAAACCTCTCGCCGGTGCAGCGTTTATCGGGGAACACTCCTTTTCCACTGCCGACACACCAACTGCTCTGGGTCGTCCTGATGCGGGTGACCTGACCCATGCAAAATTGTTCGGGCAAAAAATTCAAGAAAAACTCCGGTCTCTTTCATCAGCTGACCAGATATCTGAAGTAAAAATCCCCGGCTGTCATCCATACCGGCAGGAGCCGTGTCATCCTTATCGGAGAGGTACGGTGTTTTGGAATGTTGATTTTATTGCAGTCAGCGATGCGTGTACCGGGTGCGGGATCTGTGCAGAGGGATGCCCGGTCGGGGCCATCGATCCGGAGAACAGTACGGTAATCGATACGGAACAATGCATCACATGTTGTGCCTGTATCAAACACTGTCCCAGGCATGCGAGAACGATAAAACCCGGCCTGGTTAAGGACGCTTCGTTGCGTTTGAATACGTTGTACAAAGAGCGGAAGGAGCCGGAATTCTTTGTATAATTCTGTCACACGCGAAGATGCGAAATATATGAGAGAAAACCGGGCTGTGCAGGCCAAATCCTTTAATCCCTGCAACTCCCGGTTATTGTACAAACGCGGGTTATCAACGGGGGCATCTGAATGGGAATAAACGAGCGGAAGCAACGGGAGAAGGAGCAGCGGAAGAAAGAGATCCTCGATGCAGCCGAGCGCCTCTTCTTCTCCCGGGGGTATGAGGATGTCTCCATGGATGAAATTGCCCGCGAGGTCGAGCTGAACAAGGCCACACTCTATCTGTATTTTAAAAATAAGGAGGCACTCTTCGCTGCCATCGTGCTCCGTGGTGTCCGGATCCTGCAGGAAAAATATGAGGAGTGTATGAATACCCGTGTCCCGGGCATTGTCAAAGTAGGCCTGATGGGCCAGGCCTATTACCGGTTTTCGCAGGAACATCCGGATTACCAGCGACTGATCCACTTTTACGGGACTGAACGTTTTTCCAAAGATAACCCGTGTACCGCAGAGATCGGAAAAGGGTATGGCACCTGCCGGATGATCCTGCGGGATGCTGTCCAGGAGGGCATCGATGACGGCACGATCCGGGCCGATCTCGACCCGTTCCTGATCTCGATGTACCTGATGATCTCCTTCATGGGCATCCTGTCCATGGAGGATAAATGGAAACGGGTGATCGAGGCAGAAGGGTTCAGTTACGAGCAATACTCGGGGGAATTCTTCCGGTTCATTTCTCCTGCAGTCTCAACGGGCGGAGCTTCACCCATCTTCTCCGGT encodes the following:
- a CDS encoding type II toxin-antitoxin system HicB family antitoxin, coding for MEYSILIHQAEEGGFWSEVPALPGCHSQGETVEETIANTKEAIELMISCLREDNREIPVEEKFTVHRVCVDTITE
- a CDS encoding DUF86 domain-containing protein, which produces MSKREVKLYLVDIDDAISAIRSYTEGMTYEQLLGDRKTREAIILNFVVIGEAIKKISPEIIEPYPHVPWKEFAGLRDKMVHGYFSISPVILWETIQNDLSSLSTAVKELLRGY
- a CDS encoding nucleotidyltransferase family protein gives rise to the protein MRSNRQDILSSLEKLKGEVTQEYSVKTLGLFGSVARSEETDESDIDLLVEFSKPVGFVTFMRLEHFLSERLGTRVDLVTSDSLKPVIRQDVLAEVIYV
- a CDS encoding nucleotidyltransferase family protein, with translation MISAGEIREILRKCLPEIREKYGVTSIGIFGSYARGEAAPSSDIDIIVEFDRPIGWELVDLADYLESILHHKVDLVIRRSLHPLIRDTILAEVQYA
- a CDS encoding tetratricopeptide repeat protein, whose protein sequence is MRRMIFFTIVFVSLCVIAGCVSPTANLPPMTGPSPPNPGDPSVQYGGSAIAVAFKTDEISTTSPEAKEQFIKGLKYSTQYARYNDSLAFFDAALAIDQNFSEAWIAKGVALHNMKRYDEAIKNYDKALEINPDDAGAWSVKSMTLRDWGKPQEAAESSRRAAELDPRYRNPPQAPVTPV
- a CDS encoding pyrroline-5-carboxylate reductase dimerization domain-containing protein, whose protein sequence is MTQYGFIGTGSMGSMLIRKIIGSGLVTPGGISASSKSGISARALAGTTGITAEASNRSVAGNADVLFICVKPLEVRGVLDEVRDVLKPDALLVSIAGCVSLENLRDWAGENVHGVRVIPSVTAEENAGISLVAWGHGVTPGDKNLVLGLLNAISTAVEIDEQDFDLYTNLTSCGPALIVAMMREFAGAASRTGTIPPKLAEYLVKETMVGTARILEGGQETFDNVIGRVATKGGSTEEGVKVLETRLPDVMDEVLLALDAKRRVVAEKVAGE
- a CDS encoding EFR1 family ferrodoxin (N-terminal region resembles flavodoxins. C-terminal ferrodoxin region binds two 4Fe-4S clusters.), with amino-acid sequence MKISSLKLVYFSPTGTTKSVVLEIARGIHPGTVEELDITRPAARIQPLRTSDHELLIVGVPVYMGRVPALVSEWLHAIQAQNTPVVCVVVYGNRAYEDALLELKDLLTRRGCKPLAGAAFIGEHSFSTADTPTALGRPDAGDLTHAKLFGQKIQEKLRSLSSADQISEVKIPGCHPYRQEPCHPYRRGTVFWNVDFIAVSDACTGCGICAEGCPVGAIDPENSTVIDTEQCITCCACIKHCPRHARTIKPGLVKDASLRLNTLYKERKEPEFFV
- a CDS encoding TetR/AcrR family transcriptional regulator is translated as MGINERKQREKEQRKKEILDAAERLFFSRGYEDVSMDEIAREVELNKATLYLYFKNKEALFAAIVLRGVRILQEKYEECMNTRVPGIVKVGLMGQAYYRFSQEHPDYQRLIHFYGTERFSKDNPCTAEIGKGYGTCRMILRDAVQEGIDDGTIRADLDPFLISMYLMISFMGILSMEDKWKRVIEAEGFSYEQYSGEFFRFISPAVSTGGASPIFSGEGTANLSSTLFISMDPVITGHPEQKPAAGKSRKK